In one window of Chitinophagales bacterium DNA:
- a CDS encoding acyl-CoA dehydrogenase family protein, translating to MSTTTQQAAALKGGEWLIKESNPFNTFTPEDFNEEQRMVMDMCQQFLQTEVLPIVERIDKLEPGLMPSLLEKAGEQGLLSTSFPEEYGGLNKDFITSTIVNEGLGGGHSFSVAIAAHTGIGTLPILYFGTEAQKQKYIPKLASGEWKGAYGLTEPNSGSDALGAKTTAKLSEDGKYYILNGQKCWITNGGFADVYTVFAKIDGDKFTGFIVERGMEGFTQGAEEHKMGIKGSSTVQLYFQDCKVPVENVLGEIGKGHVIAFNILNIGRLKLCAAALGGSKHAATTSVQYAVTREQFKMPIAKFGAIKHKLAEMAIRIWVCESALYRSAKLIDDKEHELMQSGKAFADALLGAAEEYAIECAMLKVDGSEVLDYVVDEGVQIHGGNGFSDEYIISKAYRDSRINRIYEGTNEINRLLTVDMVLKRAMKGKLDLMTPAMNVQKELMSIPDFGAEEEGAFAKEVKYINNFKKAILMVAGAAVQKLMMQLEKEQEVLMAIADMAIQTFNAESALLRVMKMADATGNTNSLQADMMRTYLYDAADRINKAGKDALNRFAEGDELRMMHIGLKRFTKVEPFNAIAARRRIAEEMIAKNSYCF from the coding sequence ATGAGTACCACAACACAGCAGGCTGCTGCCCTGAAAGGTGGGGAGTGGCTGATCAAGGAAAGTAATCCGTTCAACACCTTCACACCGGAGGATTTCAATGAGGAACAACGCATGGTGATGGACATGTGTCAGCAATTTCTGCAGACAGAAGTATTGCCCATCGTTGAGCGTATCGACAAACTGGAGCCGGGCCTGATGCCATCGCTGCTGGAAAAAGCGGGTGAGCAGGGTTTGCTCTCTACCTCTTTTCCGGAAGAATACGGCGGACTCAACAAGGACTTTATTACTTCCACCATTGTGAATGAAGGTTTGGGTGGCGGACATTCTTTCTCTGTTGCTATTGCCGCACATACCGGTATCGGTACACTGCCTATTCTCTACTTTGGTACAGAAGCGCAGAAGCAAAAATATATTCCCAAGCTTGCCAGTGGTGAGTGGAAGGGTGCTTATGGCTTAACAGAGCCCAACAGTGGTTCTGATGCATTGGGTGCCAAGACTACAGCCAAATTAAGTGAAGATGGTAAGTACTATATCCTGAATGGACAAAAATGCTGGATCACCAACGGTGGTTTTGCAGATGTGTACACCGTATTCGCAAAGATTGACGGTGATAAATTCACCGGCTTCATTGTAGAGCGTGGTATGGAAGGCTTTACCCAAGGTGCAGAAGAGCACAAAATGGGTATCAAAGGTTCTTCCACTGTGCAGTTGTACTTCCAGGATTGTAAAGTGCCTGTTGAAAATGTACTAGGTGAAATCGGTAAAGGCCATGTAATCGCTTTCAATATCCTGAATATTGGTCGTTTGAAACTGTGTGCAGCAGCCCTTGGTGGTTCCAAGCATGCAGCAACTACTTCTGTTCAGTACGCAGTTACCAGAGAGCAGTTTAAGATGCCAATTGCCAAGTTTGGCGCTATCAAGCATAAGCTTGCTGAAATGGCTATCCGTATCTGGGTGTGTGAAAGCGCACTCTACCGTTCTGCTAAATTGATCGATGATAAAGAACATGAATTGATGCAATCAGGCAAAGCTTTCGCTGATGCTTTGTTAGGTGCAGCGGAAGAGTATGCCATTGAGTGCGCTATGCTGAAAGTTGATGGCAGTGAAGTGTTGGATTATGTGGTGGATGAAGGCGTACAAATTCATGGTGGTAATGGCTTCAGCGATGAATACATCATCTCTAAAGCATATCGCGACAGCCGTATCAATCGTATCTATGAAGGTACCAATGAGATCAACCGTTTGTTGACCGTGGATATGGTATTAAAGCGTGCCATGAAGGGTAAGTTGGATCTGATGACACCTGCCATGAATGTTCAGAAAGAGCTGATGAGCATTCCAGATTTCGGCGCAGAAGAGGAAGGTGCATTCGCTAAAGAAGTGAAATACATCAACAATTTTAAGAAAGCCATCCTGATGGTTGCCGGTGCTGCTGTTCAAAAGCTGATGATGCAATTAGAGAAAGAACAGGAAGTATTGATGGCGATTGCGGATATGGCTATTCAAACTTTTAATGCAGAAAGCGCCTTACTGCGTGTGATGAAAATGGCGGATGCTACAGGTAATACCAACAGCCTTCAAGCAGATATGATGCGTACTTATCTCTATGATGCTGCCGACCGTATCAACAAAGCAGGTAAGGATGCATTGAACAGATTTGCAGAAGGCGATGAGCTGCGCATGATGCATATTGGTCTGAAGCGTTTCACCAAAGTGGAGCCTTTCAATGCCATTGCAGCCCGCAGACGTATTGCTGAAGAAATGATTGCGAAGAACAGCTATTGCTTCTAA
- a CDS encoding N-acetylmuramoyl-L-alanine amidase → MKHCCTALLLLMTTLATAQNGNKPAYWLGKSVGKLPMLAYGLGDDRLGGAKMGYIDTGILLKVVDSADDLYKVQLSQYHSAYLEKQYISKDTALKQKPFYLLNSWSTRGNETEMVDLLALSMDEKLPYKSWMEIAPAKIMLDVYGVQSNSNWITQFRSLKEVKNVYFNQVEDDVVRITIELVHQQHWGYSIGYRGKSLQVRVRRQPNPKHISDLVIAIDAGHGGTNTGAKGINTGILEKEYTLLFAKAFEKQLKRKGVSTIMVRSNDTSINNVDRVLWLQEQKPHILISFHLNSSGKPEVKGVSTYYKHIGFRPLSTAVLNRMLELELNEFANVGNFNFMLNAPTDFPNTLVEVAFLSNPEDEQRIRDPKFHKAVADKVYRGVRDWLKQLK, encoded by the coding sequence ATGAAGCATTGCTGTACAGCATTGCTGTTGTTGATGACGACGCTTGCAACAGCACAAAACGGAAATAAACCTGCTTATTGGCTGGGTAAATCTGTTGGCAAACTACCCATGCTGGCCTATGGCTTGGGGGATGATCGTTTGGGAGGCGCTAAGATGGGCTATATCGATACAGGCATTCTGTTGAAAGTGGTTGACTCAGCAGATGATTTGTATAAAGTACAATTATCACAATACCATAGTGCTTATCTTGAAAAGCAATACATCAGTAAGGATACGGCACTTAAGCAAAAGCCATTTTACTTGCTCAATTCCTGGAGTACACGCGGTAACGAAACTGAAATGGTGGATTTGCTTGCACTGAGTATGGATGAGAAACTCCCTTACAAAAGCTGGATGGAAATTGCACCAGCAAAAATCATGTTGGATGTATATGGGGTACAGAGTAATAGTAACTGGATTACGCAGTTTCGTTCACTGAAAGAAGTGAAGAATGTGTATTTCAATCAGGTAGAAGATGATGTGGTGCGCATAACGATTGAGTTAGTACATCAACAGCATTGGGGATACAGCATTGGCTACAGAGGTAAGTCTTTACAAGTACGTGTACGCAGACAACCTAATCCAAAACACATCAGCGATTTGGTGATTGCTATTGATGCTGGTCACGGTGGTACCAATACCGGCGCAAAAGGTATTAATACAGGTATTCTTGAAAAAGAATACACACTGTTGTTTGCAAAAGCTTTCGAAAAGCAGCTTAAGCGCAAAGGTGTTAGCACCATCATGGTGCGCAGCAATGATACCAGCATCAACAATGTAGATAGGGTATTGTGGCTGCAGGAACAAAAGCCGCATATCCTAATCAGCTTCCATTTGAATTCATCCGGTAAGCCTGAAGTAAAAGGCGTAAGTACATATTACAAGCATATTGGTTTTAGACCACTCAGCACAGCTGTTTTAAATCGTATGCTGGAACTGGAATTGAATGAGTTTGCCAATGTGGGTAATTTCAATTTCATGTTGAATGCACCAACCGACTTTCCCAATACCTTAGTGGAAGTTGCTTTTCTGAGTAATCCGGAAGATGAACAACGTATTCGTGATCCTAAGTTTCACAAGGCAGTTGCAGATAAAGTGTACCGTGGTGTTCGTGATTGGCTGAAGCAATTGAAATAA
- a CDS encoding MarR family transcriptional regulator: MPNNQFKRGELYSVINGMAATAVARRLQKNFRQAGLEITIEQWSVLYHLWKEDCLSQQELCNRTFRDKPSITRLIDNLEKQNLVKRMPSKTDRRINLVCLTEAARGLQQITIDLANQTMDEALVGVTKTEIETVRQVLQRVYDNLI; the protein is encoded by the coding sequence ATGCCAAACAACCAATTTAAGCGGGGCGAACTCTACAGCGTCATCAACGGTATGGCTGCTACAGCTGTGGCACGACGCTTGCAGAAGAATTTTCGTCAGGCAGGATTGGAAATAACGATTGAGCAGTGGAGTGTACTCTATCACTTGTGGAAGGAAGATTGCTTGAGCCAGCAGGAATTGTGCAACCGCACTTTCCGCGATAAGCCCAGCATCACCAGACTCATTGATAATCTGGAGAAACAAAACCTCGTGAAGCGCATGCCTTCAAAAACAGACAGACGCATTAACCTGGTTTGTTTAACAGAAGCTGCAAGAGGCTTGCAACAGATTACCATTGATCTCGCTAACCAAACCATGGATGAAGCATTGGTTGGTGTTACCAAGACAGAGATAGAAACGGTTAGGCAGGTATTACAACGTGTATACGATAACCTGATATAA